The following coding sequences are from one Schizosaccharomyces osmophilus chromosome 1, complete sequence window:
- the prp5 gene encoding Prp19 complex WD repeat protein Prp5, whose protein sequence is MAEKEDQLDSQDVLSLVSNSLRTTKALFGPEFASAPTFEKTLGQSTKRSFKESFEYGNIIEDFNYRRKNATVKEKALEYAPSNALAVATNPNGPSEQALIRQQGSFQGNKSVAGQVPMQSLEKINNVPDAAHRLAQESQASLVKRTLAEQIRPEWHPPWKLMRVISGHLGWVRCVDVEPGNEWFCTGAGDRTIKIWDLASGTLKLTLTGHIAGVRGLAVSPRHPYLFSCGEDKMVKCWDLETNKVIRHYHGHLSGVYALSLHPTLDVLITAGRDAVARVWDMRTRQNVHVLAGHKSTVSSLACQEYDPQVVTGSMDSTVRLWDLAAGKTMTTLTHHKKTVRALALHPQEFTFASGSSDNIKHWKFPEGAFMGNFEGHNAIVNSLSINPDNTMFSGADNGSMCFWDWKSGHKYQELQATVQPGSLDSEAGIFASTFDKTGLRLITCEADKSIKIYKQDEDATPETHPNLPWTPSNLRRRY, encoded by the coding sequence ATGGCAGAGAAAGAAGATCAATTGGACAGCCAAGACGTTTTGTCTTTGGTATCAAATAGTTTGAGGACAACGAAGGCTCTATTTGGCCCTGAATTCGCGTCTGCACCTACCTTTGAGAAAACTCTTGGACAAAGCACcaaaagaagctttaaGGAGTCATTTGAATATGGAAATATTATAGAAGACTTTAATTATAGAAGGAAAAATGCTACtgttaaagaaaaagctctTGAATACGCTCCTAGCAATGCTCTCGCTGTCGCGACGAACCCTAATGGTCCATCTGAGCAAGCACTAATTCGTCAGCAAGGCAGCTTTCAGGGTAATAAATCCGTCGCGGGTCAAGTTCCTATGCAGTCATTAGAGAAGATCAATAACGTTCCCGATGCTGCTCATCGACTTGCGCAGGAATCGCAAGCATCGTTGGTAAAGAGAACATTAGCCGAGCAAATCCGTCCAGAGTGGCATCCTCCTTGGAAGCTAATGCGTGTCATAAGTGGTCACTTGGGATGGGTTCGTTGTGTGGACGTCGAACCCGGTAATGAATGGTTTTGTACTGGCGCGGGTGATAGAACTATTAAGATTTGGGATCTTGCTTCTGGAACATTAAAACTTACTTTAACTGGTCATATTGCTGGTGTTCGTGGTCTTGCTGTATCACCTAGACATCCTTATTTATTCTCCTGCGGTGAAGATAAAATGGTGAAATGTTGGGATCTTGAAACCAACAAGGTGATCCGTCATTATCATGGACATCTTTCAGGTGTTTATGCTTTAAGTCTTCATCCTACTCTCGATGTGCTAATTACCGCTGGCCGTGATGCAGTTGCTCGAGTTTGGGATATGAGAACTCGCCAGAATGTTCATGTTCTCGCTGGCCACAAGTCTACAGTTTCATCCTTGGCTTGTCAGGAATATGATCCTCAAGTAGTTACTGGATCCATGGATTCAACTGTTCGCTTGTGGGACCTGGCAGCTGGTAAAACAATGACCACCCTTACACATCATAAAAAAACTGTTAGAGCTCTCGCCCTACATCCTCAAGAATTTACTTTTGCCAGTGGCTCTTCTGATAATATTAAACATTGGAAGTTTCCTGAAGGAGCTTTTATGGGGAATTTTGAAGGTCATAATGCGATCGTTAACAGCTTGTCAATTAATCCGGATAATACCATGTTTTCTGGAGCTGATAATGGAAGCATGTGCTTTTGGGATTGGAAATCTGGCCACAAATATCAAGAGTTACAGGCAACTGTTCAACCCGGTTCTTTGGATAGTGAGGCTGGAATATTCGCTAGCACCTTTGACAAAACCGGTCTTCGTTTAATTACTTGTGAAGCCGATAAAAGTATAAAGATCTATAaacaagatgaagatgCTACCCCAGAAACACATCCTAATTTGCCATGGACACCTTCTAATTTGCGGCGGCGTTATTAA
- the abo2 gene encoding ATPase histone chaperone — protein sequence MRRNIRAIHTGFDDDEDDEDDDYYSKTHQSHTNRHAYYARPEVPDQFNSSEQDDSSDSSFSSLRNLSQVGQRSPFPTKQSHPKSTFSVAIHPSSQAAKFHKHQHPKTIKTPLKSVSIAPLQAHSETTKPISPPYEDDLLDDHLPFQRVKEDAEEDDQDELDIISPSKLEKASHTLSPPKSANDEDDISLHDSISSPHSEDDQDELIKAGQSEFLKSDSSNDFIVSSPPIKRGRGRPPKKRRVSQPLRRSSRVQTRGSVGSSTKSPLSIRNKLRNRSARPNHDLVDFSEETIFTPPTKASYPPSHVTSLNAFASLPLGIGNDENINDSTHSDSEFSFDANATPKKNGSPMTPSRNDENAASSISHPFGQVDRSTIKKDDPFATEEALSFDNIGGLEDVILQLKEMVLLPLLYPEVFLHFHMTPPRGVLFHGPPGTGKTLMARALAANCSVGNQKVSFFLRKGSDCLSKWVGEAERQLRLLFEEAKKAQPSIIFFDEIDGLAPMRTARQDQTHSSIVSTLLALMDGLDSRGQVVVIGATNRPNDIDSALRRPGRFDREFYFSLPNHEARMKILKVHTKHCSPYLSDTYLSDLATATSGYGGADLKALCTEAALHAVRRCYPQIYHSSEKYVISPNKIQVDPLDFERALEKLNVSTQRVSVIPKSSISDSHKLLFKETLDLLSMKISHLLRLDSLPSNSSSFQNISLSEIKKQKEIYSLKKTMVYRPRLIITGHQDHGQSYLSTDLFGSLDGIYVQSLDISKLLVDSEVSLNSALINIFASARHQSPSIIFVNNIEQWPVLFPQNFLDVFTLLLNSLIPMEPVLLVGVANTTYNDLPEVVRSWFPRNSSEHFELLLPSYASRKSFFLNILNKILALPLTHTKYTGPSHWEQLPRAPVSHDVFNITKNREKQERVNNRRLKNKLKIKLLSIMDLLRSRYKKFKKPIVDLDEIYPGDDETRPSFEVSPEEFPYYIEGNRVVRREDGVFFNMMNLEEVDRRIWSGFYCTPQRFLRDLKLIMDDVSHFGDLTLKSKAKELYLSAELNLEEMIDQVFIYECQEMEERETRRRKEKSSKEGHDENKDMNRRLMNDNANANDTTPEDNIRYSRDLEIPSSSPEDEDGSEEKELIKLQFEKENIPVARNFCGQGFQNNKSPLNLLSKPVESSGCRKESEIVKRLAEEFAESTSNLKMEWLDLIYSRLSNVIWDNHEGMNRIRILTLVKQTFSCILKEIRSSY from the exons ATGCGCAGAAATATCCGTGCGATACACACTGGttttgatgatgatgaagacgACGAAGATGATGATTACTATTCCAAAACTCATCAGTCCCACACAAATCGACATGCTTATTATGCTCGTCCTGAAGTTCCTGAccaattcaattcttctGAACAAGATGATTCTTCTGACTCCagtttttcatctttaaGGAACTTATCCCAAGTCGGGCAAAGGTCTCCCTTCccaacaaaacaaagcCATCCAAAGTCAACTTTCTCCGTCGCCATTCATCCTTCTTCCCAAGCAGCTAAATTTCACAAGCACCAACATCCTAAAACCATTAAGACTCCTCTAAAGTCGGTTTCCATTGCCCCTTTACAAGCCCATTCTGAAACAACAAAACCTATCTCTCCACCATACGAGGATGATTTACTAGATGACCACTTGCCCTTTCAACGAGTCAAAGAGGATGCCGAGGAGGATGACCAAGATGAGCTCGATATCATTTCCCCTTCCAAGCTGGAGAAAGCTTCTCATACTCTTTCTCCTCCAAAGTCTGCTAACGATGAGGACGATATCAGCTTACATGATTCCATTAGCAGTCCCCATTCTGAAGATGACCAAGACGAGCTTATTAAAGCAGGGCAATCTGAGTTCTTAAAATCCGATTCTTCTAACGATTTTATAGTGTCTTCGCCTCCTATAAAACGAGGTAGAGGAAGACCTCCTAAAAAAAGGCGTGTCAGTCAGCCTTTACGTAGAAGCTCTCGTGTCCAGACCCGCGGCAGCGTTGGATCTTCAACTAAGTCCCCTTTAAGCATTCGCAATAAACTTCGAAACCGATCCGCTCGTCCAAATCACGACTTGGTAGACTTTTCGGAAGAAACAATTTTCACTCCACCTACCAAAGCCTCGTACCCTCCTTCTCATGTAACTTCTCTCAATGCTTTTGCTAGTCTTCCTTTGGGTATCGGtaatgatgaaaatattaATGATTCCACGCATTCAGACTCGgagttttctttcgatGCTAATGCTAcaccaaagaaaaacggTAGTCCGATGACTCCTTCACGTAACGATGAGAATGCTGCCTCTTCAATATCTCATCCGTTTGGCCAAGTCGATCGTAGtactataaaaaaagatgatcCTTTTGCAACTGAAGAAGCATTAAGCTTTGATAATATTGGTGGCCTTGAGGATGTAATTCTTCAACTTAAGGAAATGGTTTTACTTCCACTTTTGTATCCAGAGGTTTTTCTGCACTTTCATATGACTCCACCAAGAggtgttttatttcatgGTCCCCCTGGAACAGGAAAAACTTTAATGGCCAGAGCATTAGCAGCAAATTGCTCTGTCGGAAACCAGAAAGTCAGTTTCTTCCTTAGGAAAGGTTCTGATTGTTTAAGCAAATGGGTCGGCGAGGCTGAACGTCAATTGCGATTgttatttgaagaagcgAAGAAAGCGCAGCCTAGTATCATCTTTTTTGACGAAATCGATGGTCTAGCTCCAATGCGTACCGCTCGCCAGGATCAAACTCATAGCTCTATCGTATCTACTTTGCTTGCTTTAATGGATGGCTTGGATAGTCGCGGCCAAGTTGTAGTCATTGGGGCCACCAACAGACCTAACGATATTGATTCAGCTTTAAGAAGACCAGGGAGGTTTGATCGAGaattctatttttctttgccaAACCATGAAGCACGCATGAAAATACTGAAAGTCCATACAAAGCATTGTTCCCCTTATCTATCTGATACATATTTGTCAGACCTAGCGACAGCCACCTCTGGTTACGGCGGTGCTGACTTGAAAGCTTTGTGTACTGAGGCAGCGTTGCATGCTGTACGCAGGTGTTACCCTCAAATATATCACTCCTCCGAAAAATACGTAATATCGCCAAACAAAATTCAGGTTGACCCTCTTGATTTCGAACGtgctttggaaaagctGAATGTTTCTACACAAAGAGTCAGCgtaattccaaaatcttCTATTTCTGATTCTCATAAACTGCTTTTTAAAGAAACGCTTGATCTACTTTCGATGAAAATATCGCATTTACTCAGATTAGACTCTCTTCCTTCGAACTCATcgtcttttcaaaatatatCGTTGTCggaaatcaaaaaacaaaaagagatttattctttaaagaaaactatgGTTTATCGTCCTCGTTTAATAATTACCGGTCATCAAGATCACGGTCAGTCGTATTTGAGTACTGACCTATTTGGATCTTTAGACGGGATATATGTGCAATCTCTTGATATTTCGAAATTGTTGGTGGATTCAGAAGTTTCTCTTAATTCTGCTcttattaatatttttgcTTCTGCAAGACATCAATCTCCCAGCATTATCTTTGTTAACAATATTGAGCAATGGCCAGTTCTATTTCcacaaaactttttggaCGTTTTCACTTTGCTGTTAAACTCTTTGATTCCTATGGAGCCCGTATTGTTGGTAGGCGTAGCCAATACCACGTATAATGATTTGCCCGAAGTCGTTCGTTCTTGGTTCCCTCGTAATTCATCTGAGCACTTTGAGCTATTACTGCCATCATATGCTTCCAgaaaatctttctttttgaacattttaaacaaaattttggCGTTGCCGTTAACGCATACTAAGTATACTGGCCCCTCTCATTGGGAACAGCTACCAAGAGCTCCCGTTTCTCACGATGTCTTTAATATTACTAAGAATCGTGAAAAACAGGAACGGGTGAATAATAGAagattaaaaaacaaactgaAAATCAAGTTATTATCCATTATGGATTTGCTTCGCTCTCGTTACAAGAAATTTAAGAAGCCGATTGTG GATTTGGACGAAATTTACCCAGGAGATGATGAGACTAGGCCGTCTTTTGAAGTTTCACCTGAAGAATTTCCGTATTATATAGAAGGCAATCGTGTTGTACGACGTGAAGACGgtgtcttcttcaacatgATGAATTTAGAAGAGGTCGATCGTCGTATATGGTCTGGTTTTTATTGTACACCTCAGCGATTCCTTCGTGATTTGAAATTAATTATGGACGATGTGAGTCACTTTGGTGATCTAACATTGAAATCAAAGGCCAAGGAGTTGTATTTAAGCGCAGAACTTAATTTGGAAGAGATGATTGATCAAGTTTTTATATATGAATGCCAGGAAATGGAAGAACGAGAGACTAGACggagaaaggaaaaatcttccaaagaaggccatgatgaaaacaaagacaTGAATCGAAGACTAATGAATGACAATGCTAATGCAAATGACACAACACCCGAAGACAATATACGATATTCTAGGGACCTAGAAATCCCCAGCTCTTCTCCTGAAGATGAAGACGGAAGtgaagagaaagaattaATAAAGCTACAATTTGAGAAGGAAAATATTCCAGTCGCACGAAACTTCTGCGGGCAAGGctttcaaaacaacaagagcCCCTTAAACCTTTTGAGTAAACCAGTCGAGTCTTCTGGTTGCAGAAAAGAATCTGAAATCGTGAAGCGATTAGCAGAAGAATTCGCTGAGAGTACTTCCAATTTAAAGATGGAATGGTTGGACCTAATTTATTCTAGATTGTCCAATGTTATTTGGGACAATCATGAAGGCATGAACCGAATACGTATTTTAACGTTAGTTAAGCAGACGTTTTCCTGTATATTAAAAGAGATCCGTTCGTCATATTAA
- the nrk1 gene encoding nicotinamide riboside kinase Nrk1, with protein sequence MPPKTVIVGVSGASCSGKSTLTQFLHAIFKGSSILHEDDFYKTDADIPVKDGVADWDCKESLNLDLFLETLKYIRKHGDLPTHLHNRDNLNVAKEALTQYNEILEEYPESPISSSRYKFIFVDGFMLYVNEDLIQSFDLCLMLACDFDTLKARRESRKGYVTQEGFWQDPPNYFENYVWPGYVNGHSHLFQNKDVYGKLVDSHIQLSPASNMSVQQNVKWAIDTIQNALS encoded by the exons ATGCCTCCTAAAACTGTAATTGTGGGTGTCAG TGGTGCTTCTTGCAGTGGAAAATCG ACTTTGactcaatttcttcatGCTATCTTTAAAGGATCTTCCATTCTCCATGAAGACGACTTTTACAAG ACCGATGCAGATATTCCTGTAAAAGATGGAGTTGCCGATTGGGATTGCAAAGAGTCCTTGAActtggatttatttttggaaacattgAAATATATCCGTAAACATGGTGATTTGCCTACCCATCTTCACAACCGCGATAACTTAAACGTTGCAAAAGAAGCACTCACGCAATATAACGAAATCCTTGAAGAATACCCAGAAAGCCCCATCTCTTCTTCACGCtacaaatttatttttgtgGATGGCTTTATGCTCTATGTAAACGAGGATCTCATTCAATCATTTGATCTTTGTCTTATGCTGGCATGCGACTTCGATACGTTAAAAGCCCGTAGAGAATCTCGTAAAGGTTATGTGACCCAAGAAG GGTTTTGGCAGGATCCACCTAactattttgaaaattacGTCTGGCCAGGTTATGTCAACGGCCATTctcatctttttcaaaacaaagacGTTTATGGGAAATTGGTTGATTCTCACATACAGCTTAGTCCTGCAAGCAACATGAGTGTTCAGCAAAACGTGAAATGGGCTATAGACACCATACAGAACGCTTTATCTTAA
- the rps1002 gene encoding 40S ribosomal protein S10 codes for MLIPKENRKAIHQTLFQQGVLVAKKDFNLPKHPEVGVPNLQVIKACQSLDSRGFLKTRYNWGYFYYTLNNEGVEYLREYLHLPAEVVPATHKRQARPAAPRATRPEPRERAAADAGYRRAEKKDDGAAPGGFAPSFRGGFGRPVAA; via the exons ATGCTTATTCCCAAGGAGAACCGCAAGGCCATTCACCAAACTTTGTTCCAACAAGGTGTCCTCGTTGCCAAGAAGG ACTTCAACCTTCCCAAGCACCCTGAAGTTGGTGTCCCCAACTTGCAAGTCATCAAGGCTTGCCAATCCTTGGACTCTCGTGGTTTCCTCAAGACCCGTTACAACTGGGGCTACTTCTACTACACTTTGAACAACGAGGGTGTTGAATACTTGCGTGAGTACCTTCATCTTCCTGCTGAGGTTGTGCCCGCTACCCACAAGCGTCAAGCTCGTCCTGCCGCTCCCCGTGCTACTCGCCCTGAACCCCGTGAGCGCGCTGCTGCTGATGCTGGTTACCGTCGTGCTGAGAAGAAGGATGATGGTGCTGCCCCTGGTGGATTCGCTCCTTCCTTCCGTGGTGGATTTGGCCGTCCCGTTGCCGCCTAA
- a CDS encoding mitochondrial membrane protein, TMEM186-like protein, implicated in respiratory complex assembly, giving the protein MLSTRLVARLERIRQNPFTGFRNFSIRAPCMFTNVGIRPKALNTPFNSVVISRVFSYVNGRKANGSFHTFSFFNNKSPSSKKAKTSTPNTLHSDIAWQAMTTQKPFRIYQAENDKTYRFLYLLFLATTLNAAFFATLTGMDMYRSGEIGFQNWYTYTYSEKVMRIGSCLVIPLLYLATAFLLFLPRRTIHSLYALPARQIEMKTGLPGPNNRLYLEKSIILPRNEVFILSQSIDKNPMVMKVSGTRFYYLLDTNGNFAGGSKNILSCLIPTQKLQS; this is encoded by the coding sequence ATGCTCTCTACTAGGCTCGTCGCCCGTCTTGAGCGAATCCGCCAAAATCCGTTCACTGGCTTTCGAAATTTCTCCATCCGTGCACCATGCATGTTTACAAATGTCGGAATTCGCCCAAAGGCCTTAAACACACCTTTTAACTCAGTTGTGATTTCCCGTGTCTTTTCATACGTGAACGGTCGTAAAGCAAATGGTTCTTTCCAcacattttctttttttaacaaCAAAAGCccttcatcaaaaaaagcaaaaaccTCTACTCCAAACACGCTTCATTCCGATATCGCATGGCAGGCCATGACAACTCAAAAGCCGTTTCGCATTTACCAGGCTGAAAACGATAAAACGTATCGTTTTTTGTATCTTCTCTTTCTGGCCACTACCCTAAATGCCGCTTTCTTTGCTACCCTTACAGGAATGGATATGTATCGTTCTGGCGAAATAGGTTTTCAAAACTGGTACACCTATACTTATTCCGAAAAAGTCATGCGAATCGGTTCTTGTTTGGTTATCCCTTTACTATATTTGGCAACTGCTTTTTTACTCTTTCTACCACGAAGAACCATTCATTCTTTGTATGCCTTGCCCGCACGCCaaattgaaatgaaaacagGTCTTCCTGGACCTAACAATCGCCTTTACTTAGAAAAGTCTATTATACTTCCACGAAACGAGGTGTTCATTCTCTCACAATCCATCGATAAAAATCCCATGGTTATGAAAGTAAGCGGCACGCGTTTCTATTATCTTTTGGACACGAATGGAAACTTTGCGGGTGGATCTAAAAATATTCTATCTTGTTTAATTCCGACACAAAAATTGCAAAGTTAA